One Curtobacterium sp. BH-2-1-1 genomic region harbors:
- a CDS encoding FHA domain-containing protein — protein sequence MTAAASRRPVATPPVEQAPPPPLQQPDLHGRRQDPAAEAWLPESTLDPATRAWLTGADRGGEQQPAAVPVERPDDFTPRTAPSHVHGSGSGLTDWSGQQPGGVGPSEPARPAEPSEPSQPDEPIAPRAPEVPFTPQPPEPPLDPDAYPSDADAAESNAVSASASPEGEDPEVTRIAERPAAQRWAPPAEQAAAPAPSGPSWWVGRSTAANDSAADAADVTPDTAGAPDAVVSPPQPGDTAVVEPLVDRRPPRPAPLVTPGSQATTCHVCGHRLEPDDIFCAECGAVRPAVTAAFTGPIVPLPMDRPDWAADDAAETPDDAVDVPDDELTDDDVAEVSDDAAPDVVRDGDALPEPAVADDGDEGAEGSAGVLPSWVNGGGDGAPAGDTPPRPRGLHAAPEPESPAVDTPFVPPAPGSATVPSSAPSAQDSGAIGVPMAAPLPPLPGVAGAALPAPSTIDAPTSADGDLEDDVDETRIVSATPTHAPFVLHFSTGERFGVHGTGLVGRLPRPQPGERFDDLLTVHDPGKSVSKTHLELGRDGDDLWVSDRFSGNGTVVRHIDGSIRRCEPGRRYRVERGARVDIGEQFFLVQ from the coding sequence GTGACCGCTGCGGCGAGTCGGCGCCCGGTCGCGACGCCCCCCGTCGAGCAGGCACCGCCGCCGCCGCTCCAGCAGCCGGACCTGCACGGACGCCGTCAGGACCCGGCAGCCGAGGCCTGGCTGCCCGAATCGACCCTCGACCCCGCGACCCGTGCCTGGCTGACGGGTGCGGACCGTGGTGGCGAGCAGCAGCCCGCGGCCGTGCCGGTCGAGCGTCCCGACGACTTCACGCCCCGGACGGCACCGAGCCACGTGCACGGGAGCGGTTCCGGGCTGACCGACTGGTCCGGGCAGCAGCCGGGTGGGGTCGGCCCGTCGGAGCCCGCCCGTCCGGCGGAGCCGTCGGAGCCGTCCCAGCCCGACGAGCCGATCGCTCCGCGTGCGCCGGAGGTGCCGTTCACCCCGCAGCCGCCCGAGCCGCCGCTCGACCCGGACGCGTACCCGTCCGACGCCGACGCGGCGGAATCGAACGCCGTCTCGGCCTCCGCCTCGCCAGAGGGGGAGGACCCCGAGGTCACCCGCATCGCCGAGCGCCCAGCCGCCCAGCGCTGGGCGCCACCAGCAGAGCAGGCCGCTGCACCGGCGCCGTCCGGGCCCTCGTGGTGGGTCGGACGATCTACGGCTGCGAACGACTCCGCTGCGGACGCGGCGGACGTGACCCCCGACACCGCCGGTGCTCCGGACGCGGTCGTCTCCCCGCCGCAGCCCGGTGACACCGCGGTCGTCGAGCCCTTGGTCGACCGACGCCCGCCGCGCCCGGCGCCGCTGGTCACTCCGGGCTCGCAGGCGACGACGTGCCACGTGTGCGGGCACCGTCTCGAGCCCGACGACATCTTCTGCGCCGAGTGCGGCGCCGTGCGGCCCGCCGTGACCGCGGCGTTCACCGGACCCATCGTGCCGCTCCCGATGGACCGACCCGACTGGGCGGCGGACGACGCAGCCGAGACTCCCGACGACGCGGTTGACGTTCCGGACGACGAGCTCACCGACGACGACGTCGCCGAGGTGTCGGACGACGCTGCTCCGGACGTCGTGCGTGACGGCGATGCGCTGCCGGAGCCTGCGGTCGCCGACGACGGCGACGAGGGCGCCGAGGGCTCCGCCGGTGTGCTCCCCTCGTGGGTGAACGGTGGCGGCGACGGTGCACCCGCCGGTGACACCCCGCCCCGACCGCGCGGTCTGCACGCGGCCCCGGAGCCCGAGTCACCGGCCGTCGACACACCCTTCGTCCCGCCCGCTCCCGGTTCCGCGACCGTCCCGTCGTCGGCACCCTCAGCACAGGACAGCGGCGCGATCGGAGTACCGATGGCCGCGCCGCTGCCGCCGCTGCCCGGGGTGGCCGGTGCCGCGCTGCCGGCACCGTCGACGATCGACGCTCCGACGAGCGCCGACGGCGACCTCGAGGACGACGTCGACGAGACCCGCATCGTCTCCGCGACCCCGACCCACGCACCCTTCGTGCTGCACTTCAGCACCGGGGAGCGCTTCGGCGTGCACGGCACCGGCCTCGTCGGACGACTCCCGCGCCCCCAGCCCGGGGAACGGTTCGACGACCTGCTGACCGTCCACGACCCGGGCAAGTCCGTGTCGAAGACACACCTCGAGCTGGGGCGCGACGGCGACGACCTGTGGGTGTCCGACCGGTTCTCGGGCAACGGCACCGTCGTCCGGCACATCGATGGGTCGATCCGTCGCTGCGAGCCGGGCCGCCGCTACCGGGTCGAGCGCGGCGCGCGGGTGGACATCGGGGAGCAGTTCTTCCTCGTCCAGTGA